One Deinococcus grandis DNA window includes the following coding sequences:
- the sucD gene encoding succinate--CoA ligase subunit alpha — translation MGILVNKDSKVIVQGMTGREGASHSRAMKDFGTQVVAGVTPGKGGTDFEGWPVFNSVAEAKAATGANVSIIFVPPAGAADAVLEAAHAGMPLIVLITEGVPTVDMMRAVQEVKTLDAQNRAQGGEGIRLIGGNCPGLVTNGEAKVGIMPNKIYANPGRIGLISRSGTLTYEAAKLLNDAGMGTSTTVGIGGDPVIGTTFADVLPLFEADPDTDAVVVIGEIGGADEEAAAEYIAQNMKKPVVAFISGRSAPKGKRMGHAGAIIMGDVGTPESKLAAFKAANVPVADTMPEIIDLVKQALNK, via the coding sequence ATGGGTATCCTCGTCAATAAGGACAGCAAGGTCATCGTGCAGGGCATGACCGGCCGTGAAGGCGCGTCGCACAGCCGCGCCATGAAGGACTTCGGCACGCAGGTCGTCGCGGGCGTCACCCCCGGGAAGGGCGGCACCGACTTCGAAGGCTGGCCCGTGTTCAACAGCGTCGCGGAAGCGAAGGCTGCGACCGGCGCGAACGTCAGCATCATCTTCGTGCCCCCCGCGGGCGCCGCGGACGCCGTGCTGGAAGCCGCGCACGCCGGCATGCCCCTGATCGTCCTGATCACGGAAGGCGTGCCCACCGTGGACATGATGCGCGCCGTGCAGGAAGTCAAGACCCTGGACGCGCAGAACCGCGCCCAGGGTGGCGAGGGCATCCGCCTGATCGGCGGGAACTGCCCCGGTCTGGTCACGAACGGGGAAGCCAAGGTCGGCATCATGCCGAACAAGATCTACGCCAACCCCGGCCGCATCGGCCTGATCAGCCGCTCCGGCACCCTCACGTACGAGGCCGCCAAGCTGCTGAACGACGCGGGCATGGGCACGAGCACCACCGTCGGCATCGGCGGTGACCCCGTGATCGGCACGACCTTCGCGGACGTGCTCCCCCTGTTCGAGGCCGACCCCGACACCGACGCGGTTGTCGTGATCGGCGAGATCGGCGGTGCGGACGAGGAAGCCGCCGCCGAGTACATCGCGCAGAACATGAAGAAGCCCGTCGTGGCCTTCATCAGCGGCCGCTCGGCACCCAAGGGCAAGCGCATGGGTCACGCCGGTGCGATCATCATGGGCGACGTCGGCACCCCCGAGAGCAAGCTCGCGGCCTTCAAGGCGGCGAACGTGCCCGTGGCCGACACCATGCCCGAGATCATCGATCTCGTGAAGCAGGCGCTGAACAAGTAA
- the sucC gene encoding ADP-forming succinate--CoA ligase subunit beta, translating to MKLHEYQGKEILRQFGVNVQDGKVARTPDEVRQIAREFGQPVVVKAQVHVGGRGKAGGVKFSPTEDKAFENGEKILGMDIKGLTVNKVLVTKAVDIDAGVEYYVGMIVDRNVQSYTLMASAEGGMEIEEVAAATPEKIIKHRVDPVTGLRPYEAREVAIKAGFKGNLNKIADMMVKMSEAALKRDAVLVEINPLFVDESGTPLALDTKFEIDDNAMYRHKDLADWRELEAEHPLEIEASKYGFAYVKLEGNVGVLGNGAGIVMTSLDVVNRAGAKPANFLDIGGGAKAEVVYNAVKLVSKDSDVKAIFINIFGGITRADEVAKGVIQALNEGILTKPVRMRIAGTAEDEAKALLADVNSPLIQMYPTMFEAADEAAKEANK from the coding sequence GTGAAACTTCACGAATACCAGGGTAAGGAAATTCTGCGCCAGTTCGGCGTGAACGTTCAGGACGGCAAGGTCGCCCGCACCCCCGACGAGGTGCGCCAGATCGCCCGCGAGTTCGGCCAGCCGGTCGTTGTGAAGGCGCAGGTGCACGTCGGCGGGCGCGGCAAGGCGGGCGGCGTGAAGTTCAGCCCCACCGAGGACAAGGCCTTCGAGAACGGCGAGAAGATCCTGGGCATGGACATCAAGGGCCTCACCGTGAACAAGGTCCTGGTCACCAAGGCCGTGGACATCGACGCGGGCGTCGAGTACTACGTCGGCATGATCGTGGACCGCAACGTGCAGAGCTACACCCTGATGGCCAGCGCCGAGGGCGGCATGGAGATCGAGGAAGTGGCCGCCGCCACCCCCGAGAAGATCATCAAGCACCGCGTGGACCCCGTCACGGGCCTGCGTCCCTACGAGGCGCGCGAAGTGGCCATCAAGGCCGGGTTCAAGGGCAACCTGAACAAGATCGCCGACATGATGGTCAAGATGAGCGAGGCCGCGCTGAAGCGTGACGCCGTGCTCGTCGAGATCAACCCCCTGTTCGTGGACGAGAGCGGCACCCCGCTGGCACTGGACACCAAGTTCGAGATCGACGACAACGCCATGTACCGCCACAAGGACCTGGCCGACTGGCGCGAACTGGAAGCCGAGCATCCCCTCGAGATCGAAGCCAGCAAGTACGGCTTCGCGTACGTGAAGCTCGAAGGCAACGTGGGCGTGCTGGGCAACGGCGCGGGCATCGTGATGACCAGCCTCGACGTCGTGAACCGTGCTGGCGCCAAGCCCGCGAACTTCCTCGACATCGGCGGCGGCGCCAAGGCCGAGGTCGTGTACAACGCCGTGAAGCTGGTCAGTAAGGACAGTGACGTCAAGGCGATCTTCATCAACATCTTCGGCGGCATCACCCGCGCCGACGAGGTCGCCAAGGGCGTCATCCAGGCGCTGAACGAGGGCATCCTCACCAAGCCCGTGCGCATGCGCATCGCGGGTACCGCCGAGGACGAGGCCAAGGCCCTCCTGGCGGACGTGAACAGCCCCCTGATCCAGATGTACCCCACCATGTTTGAGGCTGCCGACGAGGCCGCCAAGGAGGCGAACAAGTAA
- a CDS encoding M24 family metallopeptidase, translated as MTQLQELRHAMARAGLDAVWISDPANVRAVSGFSSGKDGKVLVTQGTATLYTDARYTVQAAEESPLTAFIARPPATLEHAAPALAGLRVGFEADHLTVAALEDLRDHWPQVTLVGVQGLVQSLRAVKTPGEIQAVRDAQALADRVFAEVRPLIEAGARELDIASEIELRLRRAGAQSAFDLIVASGPRGAMPHGTASDRVIQDGDLVTVDMGAQLRGYHSDMTRTVAVGTPGAEMARVYRAVLEAEEAAVRAVKPGVRTADLDRLARDILTGHGLGEAFAHSLGHGVGLEVHEAPSLRGTSDDVLQPGMIITIEPGAYLPGVGGVRIEDLVLVTEDGYEVLSVSPKELL; from the coding sequence ATGACTCAACTTCAGGAGTTGCGCCACGCGATGGCCCGCGCTGGACTGGACGCCGTGTGGATCAGCGATCCCGCCAACGTGCGCGCCGTGAGTGGCTTCAGCAGCGGCAAGGACGGCAAGGTGCTCGTCACGCAGGGCACCGCGACGCTGTACACCGACGCGCGGTACACGGTGCAGGCCGCCGAGGAATCCCCCCTGACGGCGTTCATCGCGCGGCCGCCCGCCACGCTGGAGCACGCCGCGCCCGCACTGGCGGGACTGCGGGTGGGCTTCGAGGCCGATCACCTGACGGTCGCCGCGCTGGAAGACCTGCGCGACCACTGGCCGCAGGTGACGCTCGTGGGCGTGCAGGGCCTCGTGCAGAGCCTGCGGGCCGTGAAGACCCCCGGGGAGATCCAGGCGGTGCGGGACGCGCAGGCCCTCGCGGACCGCGTGTTCGCGGAGGTGCGCCCACTGATCGAGGCGGGCGCGCGGGAACTCGACATCGCCAGCGAGATCGAGCTGCGCCTGCGCCGCGCCGGGGCGCAGAGTGCCTTCGACCTGATCGTCGCCAGCGGTCCGCGCGGCGCGATGCCGCACGGCACGGCCAGTGACCGCGTCATTCAGGACGGGGACCTCGTGACGGTGGACATGGGCGCGCAGCTGCGCGGGTACCACAGCGACATGACCCGCACGGTCGCGGTGGGCACGCCCGGCGCCGAGATGGCCCGCGTGTACCGCGCCGTGCTGGAGGCCGAGGAAGCCGCCGTGCGCGCCGTGAAGCCCGGTGTGCGGACGGCCGACCTGGACCGGCTGGCGCGCGACATCCTGACCGGGCACGGCCTGGGCGAGGCGTTCGCGCACTCGCTGGGGCACGGCGTGGGCCTGGAGGTGCACGAGGCGCCCAGCCTGCGCGGCACGAGTGACGACGTGCTGCAGCCCGGCATGATCATCACCATCGAGCCCGGCGCGTACCTGCCGGGCGTGGGCGGCGTGCGGATCGAGGATCTGGTCCTCGTGACCGAAGACGGGTACGAGGTGCTCAGCGTGTCCCCGAAGGAGCTGCTGTGA
- a CDS encoding septal ring lytic transglycosylase RlpA family protein, which translates to MTRRAASLAAALLAGLLGAAQGGTYRVQAGDTLWEIARAHGTSVGALLQLNGRSSQTIRVGEVLQVPERGAPTIRATSLAPAAAPVFQQGQAVYYGGRAHPQTTMTAAHLSLPFGTWVRVTHARTGRSVDVMINDRGPFGVQTRVIDLSTDAARALGILSEGVAPVTLSVLSRP; encoded by the coding sequence GTGACCCGGCGCGCCGCCTCGCTGGCCGCCGCGCTGCTGGCCGGGCTGCTGGGGGCCGCGCAGGGCGGCACGTACCGCGTGCAGGCCGGGGATACCCTGTGGGAGATCGCGCGGGCGCACGGCACCAGCGTGGGCGCCCTGCTGCAACTCAACGGGCGCAGCAGCCAGACGATCCGGGTCGGGGAGGTGCTGCAGGTGCCCGAGCGGGGCGCGCCCACCATCCGCGCGACGTCGCTGGCCCCCGCCGCCGCGCCGGTGTTCCAGCAGGGACAGGCGGTGTACTACGGGGGCCGCGCGCACCCGCAGACGACCATGACCGCCGCGCACCTGAGCCTGCCGTTCGGGACGTGGGTGCGGGTGACGCACGCCCGCACGGGCCGCAGCGTGGACGTGATGATCAACGACCGCGGGCCGTTCGGGGTGCAGACGCGGGTGATCGACCTGTCCACGGACGCGGCGCGGGCGCTGGGCATCCTCTCGGAGGGCGTGGCGCCGGTGACGCTGAGTGTCCTGAGCCGCCCCTGA
- a CDS encoding YbjN domain-containing protein: protein MTMETALLTLDTLAKYLKEKEVQLDMEENNGQRFIRMGWRFEMGDAAVLVSVNDGPNNTSRLEVTCVTQKQYGDRRAEIVNMLNDRNRERAFARSIDADGNVWLEYVGFYPTLAEMPQETFDTLFGGVLMHFQDDYAALEGFVPQMQQQPQA, encoded by the coding sequence ATGACGATGGAAACGGCACTGCTGACCCTGGACACCCTGGCCAAGTACCTGAAGGAAAAGGAAGTCCAGCTGGATATGGAAGAGAACAACGGCCAGCGCTTCATCCGCATGGGCTGGCGTTTCGAGATGGGCGACGCGGCCGTGCTGGTCAGCGTGAACGACGGCCCGAACAACACCAGCCGCCTGGAAGTCACCTGCGTGACCCAGAAGCAGTACGGTGACCGCCGCGCGGAGATCGTGAACATGCTGAACGACCGCAACCGCGAGCGTGCCTTCGCCCGCAGCATCGACGCGGACGGCAACGTGTGGCTGGAGTACGTGGGCTTCTACCCCACCCTGGCCGAGATGCCCCAGGAGACCTTCGACACGCTGTTCGGCGGCGTGCTGATGCACTTCCAGGACGACTACGCCGCGCTGGAAGGCTTCGTGCCCCAGATGCAGCAGCAGCCCCAGGCCTGA
- the pepF gene encoding oligoendopeptidase F: MPTETIKALPPRSDVPREQTWDIEALYDTPDAWSAEGDALARDLGSLSAHAGQLGTPGGLLAYLRAANDLELRLGRFMSYASMTASVDGRDAVAAARRDRAATLGAQFGSTTAFFRPELLALDDALVRGWLDTPDFAEHRVRLERILRGKPHVCSAEVEALLGAVQAPFASERGIHPALANMDLRFGTAGGETVTQGNVDRLTAHPDREVRREAWEGYADAHLAARHAQAAMYATNVRQNVFLARARNYPDTISASLSPDNIPTAVVTTLLDTYRANTPVWHRYWRVRREWLNLPELREYDVKAALVPPRAVSYEQAVQWLAEGMAPLGEDYVRDMVPGLTTERWVDYAENDGKRQGAYSNGGGRVKPYIFMTWNGTMNSYSTLAHEIGHSMHSLLSQREHGYGVPRYTLFHAEVASNFNQAMVRQHLLTQARAAGDTEFEVQIIEEALSNFHRYFFIMPTLAAFELEAYRRIEAGGTLSAPDLIDLTADLLSEGYGDGVSMDRERSGIMWAQFSTHLYANFYAYQYSTGISAAHQILEQFSADPDAARESYLRFLRSGGSLDPIDALREAGVDMLSPAPVEATFRTLEGHVARLEELLAERR, encoded by the coding sequence ATGCCAACTGAAACGATCAAGGCGCTGCCGCCCCGCAGCGACGTCCCCCGTGAGCAGACCTGGGACATCGAGGCCCTCTACGACACGCCCGACGCCTGGTCGGCGGAGGGGGACGCCCTGGCCCGCGACCTCGGTTCGCTGTCTGCCCACGCGGGACAGCTCGGCACGCCGGGGGGGCTGCTGGCCTACCTGCGCGCCGCGAACGACCTCGAACTTCGCCTCGGGCGCTTCATGTCCTACGCCAGCATGACCGCCAGCGTGGACGGCCGCGACGCCGTGGCCGCCGCCCGCCGCGACCGCGCCGCCACGCTGGGCGCCCAGTTCGGCAGTACGACCGCGTTCTTCCGTCCGGAACTCCTCGCGCTGGACGACGCGCTGGTGCGAGGCTGGCTGGACACGCCGGACTTCGCCGAGCACCGCGTGCGCCTGGAACGCATCCTGCGCGGCAAACCCCACGTCTGCAGCGCCGAGGTCGAGGCCCTCCTGGGCGCCGTGCAGGCTCCCTTCGCGTCGGAACGCGGTATTCACCCCGCGCTGGCGAACATGGACCTGCGCTTCGGCACGGCGGGCGGCGAGACCGTCACGCAGGGCAACGTGGACCGCCTGACCGCCCACCCGGACCGCGAGGTGCGCCGTGAGGCCTGGGAGGGCTACGCGGACGCGCATCTCGCCGCGCGGCACGCGCAGGCGGCGATGTACGCCACGAACGTCCGCCAGAACGTGTTCCTGGCCCGCGCGCGGAACTACCCGGACACCATCAGCGCCTCGCTATCGCCGGACAACATCCCCACTGCCGTCGTGACCACCCTGCTCGACACGTACCGCGCGAACACGCCGGTCTGGCACCGCTACTGGCGCGTGCGCCGCGAGTGGCTGAACCTGCCCGAACTGCGCGAGTACGACGTGAAGGCCGCGCTGGTGCCCCCCCGCGCCGTGTCCTACGAGCAGGCCGTGCAGTGGCTCGCGGAGGGCATGGCGCCCCTGGGTGAGGACTACGTGCGGGACATGGTGCCCGGCCTGACCACCGAACGCTGGGTGGACTACGCCGAGAACGACGGCAAACGCCAGGGCGCGTACAGCAACGGCGGCGGCCGCGTGAAGCCGTACATCTTCATGACCTGGAACGGCACCATGAACTCGTACTCCACCCTGGCGCACGAGATCGGGCACTCCATGCACTCCCTGCTCTCGCAGCGTGAACACGGGTACGGCGTGCCCCGTTACACCCTCTTCCACGCGGAGGTCGCCAGCAACTTCAACCAGGCGATGGTGAGGCAGCACCTCCTGACGCAGGCTCGCGCCGCCGGGGACACCGAGTTCGAGGTGCAGATCATCGAGGAGGCCCTGTCGAACTTCCACCGGTACTTCTTCATCATGCCGACTCTGGCGGCCTTCGAGCTGGAGGCCTACCGCCGCATCGAGGCGGGGGGCACCCTGAGTGCCCCGGACCTGATCGACCTGACCGCCGACCTGCTGTCCGAGGGCTACGGGGACGGCGTCTCGATGGACCGCGAGCGCAGCGGGATCATGTGGGCCCAGTTCAGCACGCACCTGTACGCGAACTTCTACGCGTACCAGTACTCGACCGGGATCAGCGCCGCGCACCAGATCCTCGAGCAGTTCAGCGCCGACCCGGACGCCGCCCGCGAGTCGTACCTGCGCTTCCTGCGCTCGGGCGGCAGCCTGGACCCCATCGACGCCCTGCGCGAGGCGGGTGTGGACATGCTGAGCCCTGCGCCAGTCGAGGCGACGTTCCGCACGCTGGAAGGCCACGTGGCGCGCCTGGAGGAGCTGCTGGCCGAGCGCCGCTGA
- a CDS encoding sugar efflux transporter: MTTTAPPTQGSGLGAMLRLPDALPLALSCFALGFGLSLAIPFMALYAVKQAGLSPLQLGIFLTVNAISAVAVATLLARWSDRLPNRKPIVLATMAAGTAAYALIGVTPHFAGLLVIGALLLSLGAAAFPQMFSFARASLQDVPTDLADRAMTLLRAVFSLSWVVGPGLGAVILGAGGYAAVFLSAAACFTLAALPLLRVPGRRPQPTPGITPDLPDTPRPAARRAIALGALAFVLYGMSMQMGMAMFPLFVTETLRGTSGEVGFLVGLCALLEIPVMIALVTWRRLPGVPTLVAAGMALFVAHFALVYVADGLPLLIAAQVIRAVVLAILAGLGMTYFQTLMPGRFSAATTMFANTGSIGGMLSGITSGAVAQTLGYRSVFLVCAALTLLGFLVMTWTHRSRPE; this comes from the coding sequence ATGACCACCACCGCCCCACCCACCCAAGGCAGCGGCCTGGGGGCCATGCTGCGCCTCCCGGACGCCCTGCCGCTGGCCCTGAGCTGCTTCGCGCTGGGCTTCGGGCTGTCGCTGGCGATTCCGTTCATGGCGCTGTACGCTGTGAAACAGGCGGGCCTGAGCCCGCTGCAGCTGGGCATCTTCCTGACCGTGAACGCCATCAGCGCCGTGGCGGTCGCCACGCTGCTGGCCCGCTGGTCCGACCGGCTGCCCAACCGCAAACCCATCGTGCTGGCCACCATGGCCGCCGGGACCGCCGCGTACGCCCTGATCGGCGTGACGCCGCACTTCGCGGGCCTGCTGGTCATCGGGGCGCTGCTGCTGTCCCTGGGGGCCGCCGCGTTCCCGCAGATGTTCTCCTTCGCGCGCGCCAGTCTGCAGGACGTCCCCACCGATCTGGCCGACCGCGCCATGACGCTGCTGCGCGCCGTGTTCAGCCTCTCGTGGGTGGTCGGCCCGGGCCTGGGCGCCGTGATCCTCGGCGCCGGGGGCTACGCGGCGGTGTTCCTCAGCGCCGCCGCGTGCTTCACGCTGGCGGCCCTGCCGCTGCTGCGCGTGCCGGGGCGCCGCCCGCAGCCCACGCCGGGCATCACCCCGGACCTGCCCGACACGCCCCGCCCCGCCGCGCGCCGCGCCATCGCGCTGGGCGCCCTGGCGTTCGTGCTGTACGGCATGAGCATGCAGATGGGCATGGCGATGTTCCCGCTGTTCGTCACCGAGACGCTGCGCGGCACGAGCGGCGAGGTCGGCTTCCTGGTGGGCCTGTGCGCCCTGCTGGAAATCCCGGTGATGATCGCGCTGGTCACGTGGCGGCGCCTGCCGGGCGTGCCGACGCTGGTCGCGGCAGGCATGGCACTGTTCGTGGCGCACTTCGCGCTGGTGTACGTCGCGGACGGCCTGCCGCTGCTGATCGCCGCGCAGGTCATCCGCGCGGTGGTCCTGGCGATCCTGGCGGGGCTGGGCATGACGTACTTCCAGACCCTGATGCCGGGCCGGTTCAGCGCCGCCACCACGATGTTCGCGAACACCGGCAGCATCGGCGGGATGCTCAGCGGCATCACGAGCGGCGCGGTCGCGCAGACGCTCGGGTACCGCAGCGTGTTCCTCGTGTGCGCCGCGCTGACCCTGCTGGGCTTCCTGGTGATGACCTGGACGCACCGCAGCAGACCGGAATGA
- a CDS encoding aspartate kinase produces MNYDLLVMKFGGTNMQDSRAIRHSASLAARSIRVGVKVVVVVSAMAGVTNQLLKLADAAQSGDIAAANDEIALMRTRHFTAAQELGAAPDSVTVREIREMHETLRQAVYGVYLLRELTPRSRDLIVAFGERLSAPLMSLALEQDGLRAHHLSGGEAGILTDSHFGNAKPMPNTYERVRDRLSGLLAAGVTPVVAGFMGETEKGAITTLGRGGTDFSATIVGKALGADEVWAWKDVDGVMSADPRVVKDAQNIEVLSYGEVMELAYFGAKVLHPLAVTPLQESGIPLRVKSAADPDFPGTLVQAQPRDEEGHPVKAVTAIRNVSIINVSGAGVLGIPEVIASVFDAIARENVTLLMVSQSSSMSNVSLAVQTVDAERTLVALRAGVSLELKVEVQPGVAVLAIVGSGMRGQKGVSARMFTALAEQDVNVLMISQGSSELNVSVAVEAAHVDAATLAVHRAFGLGTAATA; encoded by the coding sequence ATGAATTACGACCTTCTCGTCATGAAGTTCGGCGGCACCAACATGCAGGACTCGCGCGCCATCCGCCACAGCGCCTCCCTGGCCGCCCGCTCCATCCGCGTGGGCGTGAAGGTCGTCGTGGTCGTTTCGGCCATGGCGGGCGTCACGAACCAGCTGCTGAAACTCGCCGACGCCGCCCAGTCCGGCGACATCGCCGCCGCCAACGACGAGATCGCCCTGATGCGCACCCGGCACTTCACGGCCGCGCAGGAACTCGGCGCGGCGCCTGACAGCGTCACCGTCCGCGAGATCCGCGAGATGCACGAGACGTTGCGGCAGGCCGTGTACGGCGTGTACCTGCTGCGCGAACTCACGCCCCGCAGCCGCGACCTGATCGTCGCGTTCGGCGAGCGCCTCTCCGCGCCCCTGATGAGCCTCGCGCTCGAACAGGACGGCCTGCGCGCCCACCACCTCTCCGGCGGCGAGGCGGGCATCCTGACCGACAGTCACTTCGGGAACGCCAAGCCCATGCCGAACACCTACGAACGCGTCAGGGACCGCCTCAGCGGCCTGCTCGCAGCTGGGGTCACGCCGGTCGTGGCGGGTTTCATGGGTGAAACCGAGAAGGGCGCGATCACCACCCTGGGGCGCGGCGGCACCGATTTCAGCGCCACCATCGTCGGCAAGGCCCTCGGCGCGGACGAGGTCTGGGCCTGGAAGGACGTGGACGGCGTCATGAGCGCCGACCCCCGCGTGGTCAAGGACGCGCAGAACATCGAGGTCCTCTCCTACGGCGAGGTCATGGAACTCGCGTACTTCGGCGCGAAGGTGCTGCACCCGCTGGCCGTCACGCCCCTGCAGGAGAGCGGCATTCCCCTGCGCGTCAAGAGTGCCGCCGACCCGGACTTCCCCGGCACGCTCGTGCAGGCGCAACCCCGCGACGAGGAGGGCCACCCCGTCAAGGCCGTCACCGCGATCCGCAACGTCAGCATCATCAACGTCAGTGGCGCCGGGGTGCTGGGCATTCCCGAGGTGATCGCCAGCGTGTTCGACGCGATCGCCCGTGAGAACGTCACGCTGCTGATGGTGTCGCAGTCGTCCAGCATGAGCAATGTGTCGCTGGCCGTGCAGACCGTGGACGCCGAACGCACCCTGGTCGCGCTGCGCGCCGGGGTCAGCCTGGAACTGAAGGTCGAGGTGCAGCCCGGCGTGGCCGTTCTGGCCATCGTGGGCAGCGGCATGCGCGGCCAGAAGGGCGTCTCCGCGCGGATGTTCACGGCGCTGGCCGAGCAGGACGTGAACGTGCTGATGATCTCGCAGGGCAGCAGCGAACTGAACGTGTCCGTCGCCGTGGAGGCCGCGCACGTGGACGCCGCCACCCTCGCCGTCCACCGCGCCTTCGGCCTGGGCACCGCAGCGACCGCCTGA
- a CDS encoding fimbrial biogenesis chaperone, translated as MRRGARALLVLALGALAGAQGFGFTPTVLNLDPTRSLNTQTTMLNTTRVASKFTVSVKAWRVEGGRMVLSDTRDLLVNPAEFILPGGASQVVRVGLRKKPGAAEVAYRLLVQQVPYGTSVPQTTVAADGIDVRLDLPTTFSLPVYVAPPGAAARMSFDAQRQGDDLILRLANAGTRHETFNAFQAARGDTRVDLASLAVLGGASVTLTLPGLGARSGDLTLSFLNADAKPARVTVRVP; from the coding sequence GTGAGGCGCGGGGCGCGCGCGCTGCTGGTCCTCGCGCTGGGGGCGCTGGCGGGCGCGCAGGGGTTCGGGTTCACGCCGACCGTGCTGAACCTCGACCCGACGCGGTCGCTGAACACGCAGACGACCATGCTGAACACCACGCGCGTCGCGTCGAAGTTCACGGTGAGCGTGAAGGCCTGGCGGGTCGAGGGGGGCCGCATGGTCCTGAGCGACACCCGCGACCTGCTCGTCAACCCGGCCGAGTTCATCCTGCCGGGCGGCGCGTCGCAGGTCGTGCGGGTCGGGCTGCGCAAGAAGCCCGGCGCGGCCGAGGTCGCGTACCGGCTGCTGGTGCAGCAGGTGCCGTACGGGACGAGCGTGCCGCAGACGACCGTCGCGGCGGACGGGATCGACGTGCGGCTGGACCTGCCGACGACGTTCTCACTGCCGGTGTACGTCGCGCCGCCCGGCGCGGCGGCGCGCATGAGTTTCGACGCGCAGCGGCAGGGGGACGACCTGATCCTGCGCCTCGCGAACGCCGGGACGCGCCACGAGACCTTCAATGCGTTCCAGGCGGCGCGCGGGGACACGCGGGTGGACCTCGCGTCGCTGGCGGTGCTGGGGGGCGCGTCGGTGACGCTGACCCTGCCCGGGCTGGGCGCGCGGTCCGGGGACCTGACCCTGAGTTTCCTGAACGCGGACGCGAAACCGGCCCGCGTGACCGTCCGGGTGCCCTGA
- a CDS encoding YceI family protein: MTGQLVAGLVGAAVLTSAPAVAAAYAARDGSATFSHTVRFIPVRGSIAGVTASVDLDPANLAATTGTVTVPVVNLKTGIGLRDTHAKGAEALNTAKFPNATFKLEKLTGGKLVEGQTLSTTASGTLTVKGTSKSVSVPVKATLQGGKVNVSTQFKFNPFDFDVRYPGSSDSVTVDVAFVLNAG; encoded by the coding sequence ATGACAGGACAACTGGTGGCGGGACTGGTCGGCGCGGCGGTGCTCACGTCGGCTCCGGCGGTGGCGGCGGCGTACGCGGCCAGGGACGGCTCGGCGACGTTCTCGCACACGGTGCGCTTCATCCCGGTGCGGGGCAGTATCGCGGGCGTGACCGCCAGCGTGGATCTCGATCCGGCGAACCTCGCGGCGACGACCGGCACCGTGACGGTCCCGGTCGTGAACCTGAAGACCGGGATCGGGTTGCGGGACACGCACGCCAAGGGCGCAGAAGCCTTGAATACCGCGAAGTTCCCGAACGCGACCTTCAAACTGGAGAAGCTGACCGGCGGGAAGCTCGTGGAGGGTCAGACGCTGTCCACCACGGCGTCCGGCACCCTGACGGTGAAGGGCACGTCGAAGAGCGTCAGTGTGCCGGTCAAGGCGACCCTGCAGGGTGGGAAGGTGAACGTGAGCACGCAGTTCAAGTTCAATCCCTTCGATTTCGACGTGCGTTACCCGGGCAGTAGCGATTCGGTGACGGTGGACGTGGCGTTCGTGCTGAACGCCGGGTAA